Proteins found in one Bremerella volcania genomic segment:
- a CDS encoding LPS-assembly protein LptD, translating to MNAWCGSACITRALTMCAAWVLLGILSATSVAEIHLPQSDATRPIYVRANDARHWQDGEQEVWILRGDCEIVQDKTVLKGKDAVLWIEYAQPFRLVPHKVTVYLENQVNVTYRDADAGRVQLQDASWLGQLFTTSRIQLPVDPTKAPPAVAPAIYHRGRNAQPSDEDFAPKEPIQAPIQQIQFEGGQPMPPAFSVSQPQIRVRLLQRYSNGYQLEVDTDPNTGETIAKFDAGMNLIVEGLGELDTVSLLADRAIVWSKNGIEGLTGPEGVTGDGAYELYLEGNVVFRQGEQVVYAERMYYNVAEEYGTILNAELLTPVPEYQGLVRLKADVLQRVNRDRYQAYGAAITTSRMGVPRYWFQSNQIEYTDQQSTVMNPITGEAQIDPLTGQPKIDHKRLATSRNNTLYFGGYPVFYWPVLSADINDPVFYLNKISFKNDDVFGFQVRTEFDNYEILGIDEPWEGTEWVTDLDFLSERGVGVGTRFNFDQTYFPYFNNPATGFLDAWGIYDTGKDNLGADRRSLTPETDLRGRVWGRHRQMTFFDWQFTGELGLISDRNFLESFYEKDWDTQKDFDTSFELKKLVDNQSFNIYGSSRVNDFFMQTEWMPKLDHYMLGQPLLFDRLTYFSHSSVGYARLRPSTAPEDPADAATYDPLPYEVDVEGLVGTTRHEIDLPMELFGSKVTPYALGDVTYQGQDINGDDLLRGYAQGGIRGSLMAWSVNRAAQSQLLNINGIAHKVTLYGDLYYADSSQDLSRMAIYNNINDDSQEAFQRRFKFNTYGLPAGTPVPTAVDPRYYAFRTNQQGWVTSPVGEIADDVSAANLQLRQTWQTKRGGPGNEKIIDWIRFDVGGTVFPDADRDNFGETVGLLNYQFDWQIGNRLNVFSNGFWDLFDDGLQTITVGSYINRTQIGNLYVSYTNTIQPFETQLIIASLQYRLSEKWFGGLGTAYDLKENTNLGQNIFLTRIGESSLFTFNFNVDTSRNNVGIGINFEPRFFATGQYSKINGEPLPPLGAYGLE from the coding sequence GTGAACGCCTGGTGCGGTTCCGCGTGCATCACGCGTGCGCTAACGATGTGCGCGGCGTGGGTATTGCTTGGCATATTATCGGCAACATCGGTTGCTGAAATTCACCTTCCTCAATCGGATGCCACCCGGCCAATCTACGTTCGGGCGAATGACGCGCGGCACTGGCAAGACGGTGAACAAGAGGTCTGGATCCTCCGCGGCGACTGCGAGATCGTCCAGGACAAAACGGTGTTGAAGGGGAAAGACGCCGTCCTTTGGATTGAATACGCACAACCGTTTCGCCTGGTTCCGCACAAAGTCACCGTCTACCTCGAGAACCAGGTCAACGTTACTTACCGCGATGCCGATGCCGGGCGCGTGCAGCTTCAAGATGCCTCCTGGTTAGGGCAGCTCTTCACGACCTCACGCATTCAGTTGCCTGTCGATCCCACCAAGGCTCCACCTGCGGTTGCTCCGGCTATTTACCATCGCGGCCGCAACGCCCAGCCATCGGACGAAGACTTCGCGCCGAAAGAACCGATCCAAGCGCCGATTCAGCAGATTCAATTCGAAGGAGGTCAGCCGATGCCTCCTGCGTTCTCCGTTTCTCAGCCGCAGATTCGCGTTCGTCTATTGCAGCGTTACTCCAATGGTTATCAGTTAGAAGTCGATACCGATCCTAATACCGGTGAGACGATTGCCAAGTTCGACGCCGGCATGAACCTGATTGTCGAGGGGCTCGGCGAACTCGATACGGTTAGCCTCCTTGCCGATCGAGCGATCGTCTGGTCGAAGAATGGGATTGAAGGACTAACCGGCCCCGAAGGCGTGACGGGGGATGGTGCTTACGAACTCTACCTGGAAGGGAATGTCGTCTTCCGCCAAGGCGAGCAGGTCGTTTATGCGGAGCGGATGTATTACAACGTCGCAGAAGAATACGGCACGATTCTGAACGCGGAACTCCTAACCCCGGTGCCGGAATACCAGGGGCTAGTTCGCCTCAAGGCCGATGTCCTACAGCGTGTGAATCGAGATCGTTACCAGGCGTATGGTGCCGCAATCACCACCAGCCGTATGGGCGTGCCTCGCTATTGGTTTCAGTCGAACCAAATCGAATACACCGACCAACAGTCGACGGTCATGAACCCGATTACCGGCGAGGCCCAGATCGATCCACTGACGGGACAACCGAAAATCGATCATAAACGCCTGGCGACTTCGCGCAACAACACGCTTTACTTTGGTGGTTATCCGGTCTTTTACTGGCCGGTCCTTTCCGCCGACATCAATGATCCGGTCTTCTATCTAAACAAGATCAGCTTCAAGAATGACGATGTTTTCGGATTCCAGGTCCGTACCGAGTTCGACAACTACGAAATCCTCGGCATTGACGAGCCCTGGGAAGGAACCGAGTGGGTTACCGACCTCGATTTCCTGTCGGAACGAGGTGTTGGCGTAGGAACTCGGTTCAATTTCGATCAGACCTACTTCCCATACTTTAACAACCCAGCAACAGGCTTCCTCGATGCCTGGGGCATCTACGATACCGGTAAGGATAACCTCGGTGCCGATCGACGTTCACTTACTCCCGAGACAGATCTTCGCGGCCGAGTGTGGGGGCGTCATCGCCAGATGACCTTCTTCGACTGGCAGTTCACCGGCGAGTTGGGTTTGATTTCCGATCGCAACTTCCTGGAGTCGTTCTACGAGAAGGACTGGGACACGCAGAAGGACTTCGACACATCGTTTGAGCTGAAGAAACTGGTCGATAATCAGAGCTTCAATATCTATGGCTCGTCACGCGTGAACGACTTCTTCATGCAGACCGAATGGATGCCCAAGCTCGACCATTACATGCTTGGACAACCGCTGCTATTCGATCGCTTGACTTACTTCTCGCACTCCTCGGTTGGCTACGCTCGCCTGAGGCCTTCGACCGCCCCCGAAGACCCGGCCGACGCCGCTACTTATGATCCGCTTCCGTACGAAGTCGATGTGGAAGGATTGGTAGGTACGACGCGACATGAAATCGATTTGCCGATGGAACTGTTTGGCTCCAAGGTAACCCCTTATGCTTTAGGGGACGTCACCTATCAAGGACAAGACATCAACGGCGACGATCTGCTGCGGGGTTATGCCCAAGGGGGTATTCGCGGCAGCCTCATGGCCTGGAGCGTGAATCGAGCCGCTCAAAGTCAGTTGCTGAACATCAATGGCATCGCCCATAAGGTCACGCTCTACGGCGACCTTTACTATGCCGATTCGAGCCAGGACCTCTCCCGAATGGCGATCTACAACAACATCAACGACGACTCGCAAGAGGCATTCCAGCGCCGCTTCAAGTTTAATACCTATGGGCTACCGGCCGGCACGCCAGTTCCCACCGCAGTCGATCCTCGCTACTACGCATTCCGCACGAACCAGCAAGGCTGGGTGACTTCGCCGGTGGGTGAAATTGCTGACGATGTCTCGGCCGCCAATCTGCAGTTGCGACAAACCTGGCAAACCAAGCGAGGCGGTCCCGGCAACGAGAAGATCATTGATTGGATTCGATTCGATGTTGGCGGTACCGTATTTCCCGACGCCGATCGAGACAACTTTGGCGAGACCGTTGGCCTGTTGAACTATCAATTCGACTGGCAGATCGGTAATCGCTTGAACGTCTTCTCGAACGGTTTCTGGGATCTGTTTGACGATGGTTTGCAAACCATCACCGTCGGTAGCTATATCAATCGCACTCAGATCGGGAATCTATACGTCAGTTACACCAATACAATTCAACCATTTGAAACGCAGTTGATCATTGCATCACTGCAGTATCGACTAAGCGAAAAATGGTTTGGAGGACTGGGAACGGCCTACGACCTGAAAGAGAATACGAACCTTGGTCAGAATATCTTCCTGACTCGAATCGGCGAATCGAGTTTGTTTACTTTCAACTTCAACGTCGATACGAGTCGGAACAACGTTGGTATCGGTATCAACTTCGAGCCGAGGTTCTTCGCAACCGGACAATACAGCAAAATCAACGGCGAACCTCTTCCACCGCTGGGTGCTTACGGCCTCGAATAA
- a CDS encoding diacylglycerol kinase, with the protein MKNEMTPRGWIRKFGLAFSGLAWAIRTEGSFAVHLPAAALAFSAAALLQFDYGRWSVLILTIGLVIVAELFNTSIECLAKAVDDQPNEHIRVALDVGSAAVLTSSLFAVGVGFFLFWQPFWIWWSPPLAN; encoded by the coding sequence ATGAAGAACGAAATGACACCTCGCGGCTGGATCCGCAAGTTCGGCCTAGCTTTCTCTGGCTTGGCCTGGGCGATTCGCACCGAAGGAAGCTTTGCAGTTCACCTGCCAGCCGCGGCACTTGCTTTCTCAGCAGCGGCACTGCTTCAATTCGATTACGGTCGCTGGTCGGTCTTGATTCTAACGATTGGCCTGGTCATCGTTGCTGAGTTGTTCAACACATCGATTGAATGCCTGGCCAAAGCGGTCGATGACCAACCGAACGAGCATATCCGGGTAGCCTTGGACGTCGGAAGTGCGGCCGTCCTGACTAGCAGCCTTTTCGCCGTTGGTGTGGGCTTCTTCTTGTTTTGGCAGCCGTTCTGGATTTGGTGGAGCCCGCCGTTGGCAAACTAG
- the rplU gene encoding 50S ribosomal protein L21 — translation MYAIIQEDGKQIKVEQGQELRIDFRFEASAGDALTFDNVLLVSGEDGVKIGKPTVDGASVKAEVVGVVQGEKLTIQKFRRRKNSKRKTGHRQLYTKVKINEIVA, via the coding sequence ATGTACGCGATCATTCAAGAAGACGGTAAGCAAATTAAAGTCGAACAAGGCCAAGAGCTGCGGATTGATTTCCGCTTCGAGGCCTCTGCTGGCGATGCGTTGACGTTTGACAACGTTCTGTTGGTTTCCGGCGAAGACGGCGTCAAGATCGGCAAGCCAACCGTTGACGGTGCTTCGGTCAAAGCCGAAGTCGTAGGTGTTGTCCAAGGCGAAAAGCTGACCATTCAGAAGTTCCGCCGCCGTAAGAACAGCAAGCGTAAGACGGGCCATCGTCAACTCTACACCAAAGTGAAGATCAACGAGATCGTTGCTTAA